A part of Variovorax sp. HW608 genomic DNA contains:
- a CDS encoding ABC transporter substrate-binding protein — protein sequence MNSYPTKMRRRTAAMVIAALGAICTLTTAFAEGADTFKIGIISPMSGPNARYGAFANKGAQLAVKEINAAGGVLGKKIELVSGDSQCVPAEGVAATQRMISLEKTPIIIGDVCSSVTLAMQPLAEESKVLLVNAASSNPDITYRSGVGGFKWTFRNYPTDEVRAATVLDYAAKTKGYKKFAVLSVDSDYGRGAIKFTKRYLPKYEGAEILSEDYYKDSETDFRAVLSKIRRSGAQAIFLYGQADTTPIIARQMLELGLAGKVALVGNGEFNTKETIAAAPKVMNGAVEAAAWLPEVPAPRSLKFVDDYKKAYGGEMPNNHAYTHYDTVHLVAQAIRNANSPKGQDVRDALAKIKYDSPMGEVSFDDHNQAVLPMVLLEITDGKPAIKGMIATKVDYAAAAAAAK from the coding sequence ATGAACAGCTACCCCACGAAGATGCGCCGCCGCACCGCAGCCATGGTGATCGCGGCGCTTGGCGCCATCTGCACGCTCACGACGGCATTCGCTGAAGGCGCGGACACCTTCAAGATCGGGATCATCAGCCCGATGAGCGGGCCGAATGCCCGCTATGGAGCCTTCGCGAACAAAGGCGCCCAGCTGGCTGTGAAGGAGATCAACGCGGCCGGCGGCGTGCTCGGCAAGAAGATCGAGCTCGTGTCCGGGGACAGCCAGTGCGTGCCCGCCGAAGGGGTCGCGGCCACGCAGCGGATGATCAGCCTCGAGAAGACGCCCATCATCATCGGCGACGTCTGCAGCTCCGTGACGCTCGCCATGCAGCCGCTGGCCGAAGAGTCGAAGGTGCTGCTGGTTAATGCCGCCTCGTCGAACCCCGACATCACCTACAGGTCGGGCGTCGGTGGTTTCAAGTGGACCTTCCGCAACTATCCGACGGACGAGGTGCGTGCCGCCACGGTGCTCGACTATGCGGCCAAGACCAAGGGCTACAAGAAGTTCGCGGTGCTTTCGGTCGACAGCGACTACGGGCGCGGCGCGATCAAGTTCACCAAGCGCTACCTGCCGAAGTACGAAGGCGCCGAGATCCTGAGCGAGGACTACTACAAGGATTCCGAAACGGACTTCCGCGCGGTGCTGAGCAAGATTCGCCGCTCGGGCGCGCAGGCCATCTTCCTCTACGGTCAGGCTGATACCACGCCGATCATTGCCCGGCAGATGCTGGAGCTCGGCCTCGCCGGCAAGGTGGCGCTGGTGGGCAACGGCGAATTCAACACCAAGGAAACGATCGCCGCCGCACCCAAGGTGATGAACGGTGCCGTCGAGGCCGCCGCCTGGCTGCCCGAGGTGCCGGCGCCGCGCAGCCTCAAGTTCGTCGACGACTACAAGAAGGCCTATGGCGGCGAGATGCCCAACAACCACGCGTACACCCACTACGACACGGTTCACCTGGTCGCGCAGGCCATCAGGAACGCCAACAGCCCGAAGGGCCAGGATGTGCGCGATGCGCTCGCGAAGATCAAGTACGACAGCCCGATGGGCGAAGTGAGCTTCGACGACCACAACCAGGCCGTGTTGCCGATGGTGTTGCTCGAGATCACCGACGGCAAGCCGGCCATCAAGGGGATGATCGCCACCAAGGTGGACTACGCCGCCGCTGCGGCCGCGGCGAAGTGA
- a CDS encoding branched-chain amino acid ABC transporter ATP-binding protein: MELEIKNLRAGYGHLDILHGVDLNIRHGEFVTLLGPNGAGKSTLLKSLFGMTTHKGGSIRWKGQEIAGLRPQAMLAHGIAYVPQGRCNFQLMTIDENLEMAAYTIRDGDLQGEREYVYDLFPILRKRRNELAGNMSGGEQQLLEMAMAVLRRPEILLVDEPSVGLSPQAVTLVFNELKRLHQGGRTILLVEQNTRKAMETAERAVVLRLGKVIWDSPVARLSSADLGELFMTGRRASDAQPA, translated from the coding sequence ATGGAACTCGAAATCAAGAATCTGCGCGCGGGCTATGGCCACCTGGACATCCTCCATGGCGTCGACCTGAACATCCGCCACGGTGAATTCGTGACGCTGCTCGGGCCCAACGGGGCCGGCAAGTCGACGCTGCTCAAGTCGCTGTTCGGCATGACGACGCACAAGGGCGGATCGATTCGATGGAAGGGCCAGGAGATTGCCGGCTTGCGGCCCCAGGCCATGCTGGCGCACGGCATCGCCTATGTGCCGCAGGGGCGCTGCAACTTCCAGCTCATGACCATCGACGAGAACCTCGAGATGGCCGCCTACACGATCCGCGACGGCGACCTGCAGGGCGAGCGCGAGTACGTCTACGACCTCTTCCCGATCCTGCGCAAGCGGCGCAACGAACTGGCCGGCAACATGTCCGGCGGCGAGCAGCAACTGCTCGAGATGGCCATGGCCGTGCTGCGGCGGCCGGAGATCCTGCTGGTGGACGAGCCCTCCGTCGGCCTCTCTCCGCAGGCGGTCACGCTGGTCTTCAACGAACTCAAGCGACTGCACCAGGGAGGCCGAACGATCCTGCTGGTGGAGCAGAACACCCGCAAGGCCATGGAGACCGCCGAGCGCGCCGTCGTCCTGCGTCTGGGCAAGGTCATCTGGGACAGCCCGGTGGCCCGACTGAGCAGCGCCGACCTGGGCGAACTCTTCATGACGGGCCGGCGCGCTTCCGACGCACAACCGGCCTGA
- a CDS encoding branched-chain amino acid ABC transporter permease: protein MSSTTLDTPLLPTARVATVNWSASVLGVAALLAMPLFLGDYYLHAMVLAMIFLLPALGLNLILGYTGMLSLAQGVFFGLGAYASALMSIHFGTSFIVNLLVAGLVAGLVALPLGIPALRLRDTSFVMCTLGMVVIAQMVSKNWVGLTRGDMGLSGVARPRLGFGEAAYTVVKAPEYFYLVLAVAALAVALFVALIRSPAGRCMVAIRDNETLAESLGVPTWTYKLLVFMLSAVFAGLGGSLYAHFSTVVSPLVFQAYYSNTILIIVLGGGVGRIPGAIIGSFVFVAVSEALRIAPELRMIIYGFVLLGLVFLFPKGIAPLFQSVAERIARLGHDAKEKHHGG, encoded by the coding sequence ATGTCTTCCACCACGCTGGATACCCCACTGCTGCCGACGGCACGCGTCGCGACGGTGAACTGGAGCGCCTCGGTGCTCGGCGTTGCCGCACTGCTCGCCATGCCGCTCTTCCTGGGCGACTACTACCTGCACGCCATGGTGCTGGCGATGATCTTCCTGCTGCCAGCGCTCGGCCTGAACCTGATCCTCGGTTACACGGGCATGTTGTCGCTCGCGCAGGGGGTCTTCTTCGGCCTGGGCGCCTATGCCTCGGCGCTGATGTCGATCCATTTCGGCACTTCGTTCATCGTCAACCTCCTGGTCGCGGGCCTCGTCGCGGGTCTGGTCGCGCTGCCGCTGGGCATCCCGGCGCTCAGGCTGCGCGACACCTCCTTCGTCATGTGTACCCTGGGGATGGTCGTGATTGCCCAGATGGTCTCGAAGAACTGGGTCGGCCTGACGCGCGGCGACATGGGCCTGTCCGGCGTTGCGCGGCCGCGTCTTGGCTTCGGAGAGGCCGCCTACACCGTCGTCAAGGCGCCGGAGTATTTCTACCTGGTGCTCGCGGTCGCGGCGCTGGCGGTCGCACTGTTCGTCGCCTTGATCCGGTCGCCAGCCGGGCGCTGCATGGTGGCCATTCGCGACAACGAGACGCTCGCCGAGTCCCTGGGCGTGCCCACCTGGACCTACAAGCTCCTCGTCTTCATGCTGAGCGCGGTCTTCGCCGGTCTCGGTGGAAGCCTCTACGCGCACTTCTCGACCGTGGTGAGCCCCTTGGTGTTCCAGGCCTACTACTCCAACACGATCCTGATCATCGTCCTGGGCGGCGGGGTCGGCAGGATACCCGGCGCGATCATCGGAAGCTTCGTCTTCGTCGCGGTCTCCGAAGCGCTGCGCATCGCGCCCGAGCTGCGCATGATCATCTACGGATTCGTGCTGCTGGGGCTGGTCTTCCTCTTCCCCAAGGGCATTGCGCCCTTGTTCCAGAGCGTGGCCGAGCGCATTGCGCGGCTGGGCCACGATGCCAAGGAGAAGCACCATGGCGGCTGA
- a CDS encoding branched-chain amino acid ABC transporter permease, whose protein sequence is MSSFIFEQIVNGIITGSMYALVAAGMTMIFGVLRAINFAHGEYYMLGTFAAWWVMSQLAADYSIAIIAGVAIACVIAVLIGRSVMQRLVGQPFQAGVLATLGLSLILQNVVILAFGGGYKVFSGGWVEPIELGDFGMSQQRVILLVVTIVVFAALEWMVRSTRLGRSIRAVSQNIECCQVNGIDVEQVVRRTFLIGVAIAALSGILTGPINVSIYGGMGESITLKTFAVIVMGGMGNVRGTLIAGCILGVVESLVAAFIGLQFRDSVGFVVLLLMLMFRPHGLFSSKARF, encoded by the coding sequence GTGAGTTCCTTCATCTTCGAGCAGATCGTCAACGGCATCATCACAGGGTCGATGTACGCCCTGGTTGCGGCCGGCATGACGATGATCTTCGGCGTGCTCCGGGCGATCAATTTCGCCCACGGCGAGTACTACATGCTGGGCACGTTCGCGGCGTGGTGGGTCATGTCGCAGCTGGCCGCCGACTACAGCATCGCCATCATCGCGGGCGTCGCCATCGCCTGCGTGATCGCCGTGCTGATCGGTCGCAGCGTCATGCAGCGCCTGGTGGGCCAGCCCTTCCAGGCCGGCGTGCTCGCGACGCTGGGCCTGTCGCTGATCCTGCAGAACGTGGTCATCCTCGCCTTCGGCGGCGGCTACAAGGTCTTCTCCGGCGGCTGGGTCGAGCCGATCGAGCTCGGCGACTTCGGGATGTCGCAGCAGCGCGTGATCCTCCTGGTGGTCACGATCGTGGTCTTTGCGGCGCTCGAATGGATGGTGCGCAGCACGCGCCTGGGCCGTTCGATCCGCGCGGTTTCCCAGAACATCGAGTGCTGCCAGGTCAACGGCATCGACGTCGAGCAGGTGGTCCGCCGGACCTTCCTCATCGGTGTCGCGATCGCGGCGCTGTCGGGGATCCTCACCGGGCCGATCAACGTCAGCATCTATGGCGGCATGGGCGAATCGATCACGCTGAAGACCTTCGCGGTGATCGTCATGGGCGGCATGGGGAACGTGCGCGGCACGCTCATCGCGGGCTGCATCCTCGGTGTCGTCGAAAGCCTGGTCGCTGCCTTCATCGGGCTGCAATTCCGCGACTCGGTCGGCTTCGTGGTCCTGCTGCTGATGCTGATGTTCCGGCCGCACGGCCTGTTCAGCAGCAAGGCCCGCTTCTGA
- a CDS encoding ABC transporter ATP-binding protein, which yields MAAENAMLRIEGLRKNYGAVAALQGVDLEVRRGEVMGLIGPNGSGKSTLFDCCTGLQKSDAGRVLLKGVDITGWPMNRIAREGRFLRSFQKTVVFPTLDSEENLVLAGQMSSFPNVLSTFWVGPAARRRVSALRERARQLIEVSGLSRVAHLPAGNMSGGQQKLLQFASMLMPHPELILLDEPLAGINPILIEKVIQCIEHANRELGVTFVVIEHNTDVLMKLSHRVVVLHQGTKLADDTPEAVVRNPEVIEAYLGG from the coding sequence ATGGCGGCTGAAAACGCAATGCTGCGCATCGAGGGCCTGCGCAAGAACTACGGTGCGGTTGCCGCGCTGCAGGGTGTGGACCTCGAGGTTCGCCGCGGCGAGGTGATGGGACTGATCGGACCCAACGGCTCCGGCAAGTCGACGCTCTTCGATTGCTGCACGGGCTTGCAGAAGAGCGACGCGGGGCGCGTGCTTCTCAAGGGCGTGGACATCACCGGATGGCCGATGAACCGCATCGCCCGTGAAGGCCGGTTCCTGCGCAGCTTTCAGAAGACCGTGGTCTTCCCGACGCTCGATTCCGAGGAGAACCTCGTGCTGGCGGGCCAGATGTCGAGCTTCCCGAACGTCCTGTCCACGTTCTGGGTGGGACCGGCAGCGCGCCGGCGGGTCAGCGCGCTGCGGGAGCGGGCGCGGCAGTTGATCGAGGTCTCCGGGCTTTCGCGCGTGGCGCACCTGCCGGCCGGAAACATGTCGGGGGGACAGCAGAAGCTCTTGCAGTTCGCTTCGATGCTGATGCCGCATCCCGAGCTGATCCTGCTGGACGAGCCGCTGGCCGGCATCAACCCGATCCTGATCGAGAAGGTCATCCAGTGCATCGAGCACGCGAATCGCGAGCTGGGCGTGACCTTCGTCGTCATCGAGCACAACACGGATGTCCTCATGAAGCTGAGCCACCGCGTGGTCGTGCTGCATCAGGGGACGAAGCTGGCCGACGACACGCCCGAAGCGGTCGTGCGCAATCCGGAAGTCATCGAAGCCTATCTCGGCGGCTGA